A section of the Paenibacillus yonginensis genome encodes:
- a CDS encoding anti-sigma factor yields the protein MKCQEANEWMNRYLDHDLSEIETKQLFQHLDSCPDCAETFDMLKRISAGLDSLPDVKPRYSLVDSILPRLDEMDRLDEQAEVKSDTSSTPSVMTPLVAEADLLRRTDKSDANRRARGTQTQRRRLWTRVAGGAAAVVILGFCVYQFQPKEIPNAEPAVQQQRSAASLSEETAGSSDAASHEPSSSSQSKEINGSFVPGIAADHRTASEPGAEQNPDRVSQATPSPQDKGNSGAKGQTSDKGNSDSDPGKVQSAVPPKESARPNSSTGAEDRSFKLDTPKALADSVPSDDTDPNLSGPGDGSSDPESDGTAFIMDAPDSDPSLVPPSTDVSKNSLSMGIQAMNETNVWKSPNGKYVAKLEDGHLNVYLISSDGNLTRIYDDPVNGEWKAGSASWSEEGSIFAYTVNEENGPVESQVDADQAAALIQK from the coding sequence ATGAAATGTCAAGAGGCAAACGAATGGATGAACCGTTATCTGGATCACGATCTGAGCGAAATAGAAACGAAACAACTGTTCCAGCACCTGGACAGCTGCCCGGACTGTGCTGAAACCTTTGATATGCTGAAGCGTATTTCGGCCGGACTGGACAGCCTGCCGGATGTGAAACCGAGATACAGTCTGGTTGACTCCATCTTGCCCCGTCTGGACGAAATGGACCGGTTAGACGAACAGGCGGAAGTGAAGTCGGATACTTCATCCACCCCTTCCGTCATGACGCCGCTTGTGGCAGAAGCGGATTTGCTGCGGCGAACGGATAAGTCGGATGCCAATCGAAGAGCTCGAGGGACTCAGACCCAAAGAAGACGGTTATGGACGCGAGTAGCGGGCGGAGCGGCAGCTGTAGTGATTTTAGGTTTCTGCGTCTACCAATTTCAGCCGAAAGAAATTCCAAACGCCGAACCGGCTGTCCAGCAGCAGCGTTCAGCAGCTTCTCTGTCTGAGGAGACCGCGGGATCGTCTGATGCAGCTTCGCACGAACCGTCTTCCTCCAGCCAGTCAAAGGAGATTAATGGCAGTTTTGTGCCTGGCATTGCCGCAGATCACAGAACAGCATCGGAGCCGGGGGCAGAACAGAACCCCGATAGGGTCAGCCAGGCAACGCCAAGTCCGCAAGACAAAGGCAATTCCGGTGCTAAAGGGCAAACTTCGGACAAAGGAAACTCGGATTCGGATCCGGGCAAGGTTCAGTCCGCAGTACCGCCGAAGGAATCAGCGCGTCCCAATTCCAGTACGGGAGCAGAGGATCGTTCGTTTAAGCTAGATACGCCGAAAGCGCTGGCAGATTCGGTTCCGTCCGATGACACGGACCCGAATTTGAGTGGGCCGGGTGATGGAAGCTCAGATCCGGAATCGGATGGCACAGCTTTTATCATGGACGCTCCGGATTCGGATCCTTCTTTGGTTCCTCCGAGTACCGATGTCAGCAAGAATTCGCTCTCTATGGGGATTCAGGCCATGAACGAGACTAATGTATGGAAATCCCCGAACGGTAAATATGTAGCCAAGCTTGAGGACGGGCATTTAAACGTCTATCTGATTTCCTCTGATGGAAACTTGACGCGAATTTACGATGATCCTGTTAACGGGGAATGGAAAGCAGGCTCTGCTTCTTGGTCGGAAGAAGGCTCCATCTTTGCGTATACCGTCAATGAAGAAAATGGTCCGGTTGAATCCCAGGTGGATGCGGATCAAGCCGCCGCGCTGATTCAAAAATAA
- the gpr gene encoding GPR endopeptidase: MELDLQKYNVRTDLAVEAKEIAEASYGGPIPGLNEEVEEHGGIKVTRIDVTNEAASQRIGRIQGHYITVEVPGLRNQDTDLQEQVAQTFVKEFSGFLQKIGISSEAKILVVGLGNWNVTPDSLGPLVVENILVTRHYFELAPDQVNDGYREVSAVAPGVLGLTGIESSDVVKGIVDRIKPDAVIAIDALASKSLERVNTTIQIADIGIHPGSGVGNKRRGLTQDILGVPCIAIGVPTVCYASTIVGSVIDMMKQHFSGSGAEQTKQILGMLPELGEQERLMLVKEVLQPLGHDVVVTPKEIDEFVEDIANVIASGLNAALHQAVNGDNVAAYTH; the protein is encoded by the coding sequence ATGGAACTGGATTTGCAGAAATATAATGTACGGACGGATTTGGCGGTGGAAGCCAAAGAGATTGCGGAAGCTTCTTACGGGGGACCGATCCCGGGACTAAATGAAGAAGTCGAGGAGCACGGCGGCATTAAAGTCACTCGCATTGATGTTACCAATGAAGCCGCTTCCCAGCGGATCGGACGTATTCAGGGCCACTATATCACGGTGGAGGTGCCGGGCCTGCGCAATCAGGACACCGATTTGCAGGAGCAGGTGGCCCAAACGTTTGTAAAGGAGTTCAGCGGTTTCCTGCAGAAGATCGGCATTTCCTCGGAAGCCAAAATTCTGGTGGTTGGCCTTGGCAACTGGAATGTTACACCGGACTCGCTAGGGCCGCTTGTAGTGGAAAATATTCTGGTGACCCGCCATTATTTCGAGCTTGCTCCAGACCAGGTCAACGACGGCTACCGGGAAGTCAGCGCAGTTGCGCCAGGCGTGCTGGGCCTTACGGGCATTGAATCCAGCGACGTTGTTAAAGGCATTGTCGACCGGATCAAGCCGGATGCGGTCATTGCGATTGACGCCCTTGCTTCCAAGTCGCTTGAACGGGTGAATACAACGATTCAGATCGCGGACATCGGCATCCATCCGGGTTCCGGGGTTGGCAACAAACGCCGGGGATTGACCCAGGATATTCTGGGCGTGCCGTGTATTGCAATTGGCGTACCTACCGTTTGTTATGCTTCTACCATCGTTGGCAGCGTTATTGACATGATGAAGCAGCATTTTTCGGGCAGCGGGGCGGAACAAACGAAGCAGATTCTCGGTATGCTGCCGGAGCTTGGCGAACAGGAACGGCTTATGTTAGTTAAGGAAGTGCTTCAGCCTCTGGGTCATGACGTGGTCGTTACGCCTAAAGAAATCGACGAGTTTGTAGAGGACATTGCCAACGTGATCGCCAGCGGTTTGAATGCTGCTCTGCATCAGGCGGTTAACGGTGATAATGTGGCGGCTTATACGCATTAA
- a CDS encoding stage II sporulation protein P — protein sequence MNGFKTWNVGQFKRRTIQILAMGRTMIVLTLLSFIFFMLLGIGGLAENKMNSSPVSSMKGLASSLPGGFFAEMLGMEVPHLKNKEPVKDEVLTGANMTNFVFQLLTNVNPSDPKSLVAREVPGLAAGNPILLRAGSGMTAPTAPEDYRTAADTDDHPDSSVTDDSDEQDPGSKSKPDPNGSSSAGTKDQAGGGNPAKDPSGQQSSGEQPGTSKPDNAEESKGNGGKEGTSSSTANERKAVMIYHSHPYESYNPLLNKQSDNPSSSNPAKNVGVVGDFIARELEKKGVGAYHAFEDYMKNVQGYNYNYSYKYSRVTVKEALAEYADLNYFIDIHRDSQRYSKTTTTINGVSYAQLYFIIGHGNPDWKKNEAFANKIYERIEKKYPGLSRGIWGKTNAQGNGEYNQSLSPNSVLIEVGGIDNTKEELQRTSKILADTLADVYFENQKAEKVNSTASGSSKTTKP from the coding sequence ATGAACGGGTTTAAAACATGGAATGTCGGACAGTTCAAACGGAGAACCATTCAAATATTGGCGATGGGCCGGACAATGATCGTGCTTACGCTGTTGTCGTTCATCTTTTTTATGCTGCTGGGGATAGGCGGGCTTGCGGAGAACAAGATGAACAGCTCGCCTGTCTCTTCGATGAAAGGGCTGGCCTCGTCGCTGCCCGGCGGCTTTTTTGCCGAAATGCTGGGTATGGAAGTCCCCCATTTGAAGAACAAGGAGCCGGTGAAGGATGAAGTGCTGACCGGAGCAAATATGACCAATTTCGTCTTCCAGCTGCTGACGAACGTCAACCCATCGGATCCGAAAAGTCTGGTTGCCCGGGAAGTTCCAGGCCTTGCGGCCGGCAATCCGATTCTGCTGCGGGCGGGCTCCGGAATGACGGCGCCGACTGCGCCGGAGGATTATCGTACGGCTGCTGATACGGATGACCACCCCGACAGCAGCGTCACCGATGACTCGGACGAGCAGGACCCGGGCTCGAAGTCGAAGCCTGATCCAAACGGGTCCTCGTCTGCGGGCACCAAAGACCAGGCTGGCGGCGGCAATCCGGCCAAGGATCCGTCTGGCCAGCAGTCTTCGGGCGAGCAGCCGGGAACAAGTAAACCGGATAACGCGGAAGAGTCCAAAGGGAACGGGGGAAAGGAGGGGACCTCCTCCTCCACGGCCAATGAACGAAAAGCAGTCATGATCTACCATTCCCATCCCTATGAATCCTATAATCCTCTGCTGAATAAACAGAGCGATAATCCCAGCTCGTCCAATCCGGCCAAAAATGTTGGGGTTGTCGGTGACTTTATTGCCCGCGAATTGGAGAAAAAAGGAGTAGGGGCTTATCACGCTTTTGAAGACTATATGAAAAATGTGCAGGGCTACAACTATAACTATTCCTACAAGTATTCGCGGGTCACGGTCAAAGAAGCGCTGGCCGAATATGCGGATCTGAATTATTTCATCGACATTCACCGGGATTCGCAAAGATACAGCAAAACAACCACAACCATCAACGGCGTCAGTTATGCGCAGCTTTATTTCATCATCGGACACGGCAATCCTGACTGGAAGAAAAACGAAGCATTCGCCAATAAAATTTATGAACGGATCGAGAAAAAATATCCAGGCCTATCCCGCGGCATCTGGGGCAAAACAAATGCCCAGGGCAACGGGGAATACAACCAGTCCTTATCGCCGAACAGCGTTTTAATCGAGGTAGGCGGTATTGATAATACGAAGGAGGAGCTGCAGCGTACCTCCAAGATTCTGGCCGATACGCTGGCCGACGTTTATTTCGAGAATCAGAAGGCGGAGAAGGTGAACAGTACGGCTTCGGGTTCCAGCAAGACGACAAAACCTTAA
- the hemW gene encoding radical SAM family heme chaperone HemW, with protein sequence MKIHTETGLSNQGLAGQQVDAGTGTGKARSSFGSPKAVYIHIPFCTNKCFYCDFNSYVLKDQPVMDYLRALDREMALTVQQTPPQQIDTIFVGGGTPTVLTPDEMEFFLASVRKHFPNWAPDIEFTMEANPGTTDLDKLAVMKAGGVNRVSFGVQSFQNTLLSGIGRIHNTDDVYRSLENAHKAGLHNLSIDLMFGLPNQTVEMLNESITKALELDLPHYSVYSLKVEENTLFHTMYQKNQLPLPNEEDELQMYLLLMSRMKEAGYKQYEISNFAKPGFESRHNMTYWRNEDYYGLGAGAHGYVGRQRHVNIKGVNPYNEGAAAGLPRLEQFTVSAEEAMEDFAMVGLRMLDGLQTSRFEDQFGRKFEDMFQAPLERLLKQGLLVNRSDGDGYKLSEQGVLYGNDVFGAFIGHLTLGD encoded by the coding sequence ATGAAGATTCATACCGAAACAGGGCTGAGCAATCAAGGGTTGGCTGGTCAACAAGTGGACGCTGGGACAGGAACGGGGAAAGCTCGTTCCAGCTTCGGTTCGCCTAAAGCCGTTTATATTCATATCCCGTTTTGTACAAATAAATGTTTTTACTGTGATTTCAATTCCTATGTGCTGAAGGATCAGCCGGTCATGGATTATTTGCGGGCGCTGGACCGTGAGATGGCGCTTACGGTACAACAGACGCCGCCGCAGCAGATCGATACGATTTTTGTGGGCGGCGGTACGCCGACCGTGCTGACTCCGGACGAAATGGAGTTTTTCCTGGCTTCGGTCCGCAAACATTTTCCAAACTGGGCTCCGGATATTGAATTTACGATGGAAGCCAACCCAGGGACAACTGACCTGGATAAATTGGCGGTAATGAAGGCGGGCGGAGTGAACCGCGTCAGCTTTGGCGTCCAATCCTTCCAGAATACGCTGCTGAGCGGCATTGGCCGCATTCATAATACAGATGATGTTTACCGCAGCCTGGAGAACGCGCATAAAGCCGGACTTCACAACCTGTCGATCGACCTGATGTTCGGGTTGCCGAATCAGACCGTGGAGATGCTGAACGAAAGCATTACCAAAGCGCTTGAGCTGGATCTGCCGCATTATTCGGTCTACAGTCTGAAGGTCGAAGAGAATACGCTGTTCCATACGATGTATCAGAAGAATCAGCTGCCGCTTCCTAATGAAGAAGACGAGCTGCAAATGTATCTGCTGCTGATGTCGAGGATGAAAGAGGCCGGCTACAAGCAATATGAGATCAGCAATTTTGCCAAACCGGGCTTTGAAAGCCGGCACAATATGACGTACTGGCGCAACGAGGACTATTATGGTCTGGGGGCCGGAGCGCATGGCTATGTCGGCAGACAGCGGCATGTGAATATTAAAGGGGTCAACCCTTATAATGAGGGGGCCGCGGCCGGGCTTCCGAGATTGGAGCAGTTTACGGTATCTGCGGAGGAAGCGATGGAGGATTTCGCCATGGTTGGCCTGCGTATGCTGGATGGCCTTCAAACCTCGCGGTTTGAAGACCAGTTTGGCCGGAAGTTTGAAGACATGTTCCAGGCTCCGCTTGAACGCCTTCTCAAGCAGGGACTGCTCGTAAACCGCAGCGACGGGGACGGGTACAAGCTGAGCGAGCAGGGTGTGCTTTACGGAAACGATGTGTTCGGCGCATTTATAGGACATTTGACTCTGGGAGACTGA
- the holA gene encoding DNA polymerase III subunit delta translates to MDARTAIKEIKQGKVSPLYLCYGTEKYQIREFVETVTSQLVEPEQREMAVVQMDLSETPVELVVEEAETLPFLVERKLVIVQSASLFTAAKEGGKVEHNVDRLLSYLADPAEYSVILFIANGEKLDERKKTVKMIKSAGQVLSFMPLGASELVQWVIREAGKRKCTMGQQAAEALIANAGVQMSTLSAEVNKLCLFAGEGGEITGEAVGMLVARTTEQNVFSMVEDIANLKLDRALGTFYELLKQKEEPIKIAALIARQFRIMLQVKELGGQSYSQQQIASQLGLHPYAVKIAGEQARKFSQQQLAQTLSQLAQLDYQMKSGGIDKVLGIEMFLLKLGA, encoded by the coding sequence TTGGATGCTAGAACGGCAATTAAAGAGATTAAACAGGGGAAAGTAAGTCCTTTATATTTATGTTATGGAACGGAGAAATACCAGATCCGCGAATTTGTGGAGACGGTGACAAGCCAGCTGGTCGAGCCGGAACAGCGGGAAATGGCGGTTGTCCAGATGGATCTTTCGGAAACGCCGGTCGAGCTGGTAGTAGAGGAAGCCGAAACCCTTCCGTTTCTGGTGGAACGCAAGCTGGTGATCGTTCAGTCAGCATCGCTTTTTACAGCGGCAAAGGAAGGCGGAAAGGTCGAGCATAACGTGGACAGGCTGCTCTCTTATTTGGCTGATCCTGCTGAGTACAGCGTGATTTTGTTTATCGCAAACGGGGAGAAGCTGGACGAGCGGAAGAAGACCGTTAAGATGATCAAATCTGCCGGGCAGGTGCTTTCTTTTATGCCGCTGGGCGCTTCGGAACTTGTGCAATGGGTGATTCGTGAAGCCGGGAAACGCAAATGCACGATGGGGCAGCAGGCAGCGGAGGCCTTGATTGCCAATGCGGGCGTACAAATGTCGACGTTATCGGCGGAGGTGAACAAGCTGTGCCTGTTTGCCGGCGAAGGTGGGGAGATTACGGGTGAAGCGGTAGGCATGCTGGTTGCTCGAACCACGGAACAAAATGTATTTAGCATGGTTGAAGACATTGCCAATTTGAAGCTGGATCGTGCGCTTGGCACCTTCTATGAACTGCTTAAGCAGAAGGAAGAACCTATTAAAATCGCTGCGCTGATTGCCCGCCAGTTCCGCATTATGCTCCAAGTGAAAGAATTGGGAGGGCAGAGCTACTCGCAGCAGCAAATTGCTTCCCAGCTGGGGCTGCATCCTTATGCGGTCAAGATTGCCGGCGAGCAGGCCCGCAAGTTCAGCCAGCAGCAGCTCGCCCAAACGTTATCGCAACTTGCGCAGCTGGACTACCAAATGAAAAGCGGCGGCATTGACAAAGTGCTCGGCATCGAAATGTTTTTGCTCAAATTAGGCGCCTGA
- a CDS encoding N-acetyltransferase: MPAVAVCRTATIDDVEPLFLMIEEYARRGIMLPRSRKVLERQINDFVVVEVDGQVAGCGSLCQLGDDLVEIRSLGITEGCKGQGLGSMIVSKLIEQAKARSIPKIMALTYEVSFFIKNGFQVVDKEIFPEKVWTDCIHCAKQHCCDEIAVLKMLD, from the coding sequence ATGCCAGCCGTTGCCGTATGCAGAACTGCAACCATCGATGATGTTGAACCCTTATTTTTAATGATTGAGGAATATGCGCGAAGGGGCATCATGCTTCCGAGGTCACGCAAGGTTCTGGAACGGCAGATCAACGACTTTGTTGTGGTTGAGGTGGACGGCCAGGTAGCCGGGTGCGGTTCGCTTTGCCAGCTCGGCGACGATTTGGTGGAGATCAGGTCTTTAGGGATTACTGAGGGCTGCAAAGGCCAGGGGTTGGGGTCCATGATCGTCAGCAAGCTGATTGAACAGGCGAAAGCCAGATCCATTCCGAAGATCATGGCGCTGACTTACGAGGTATCCTTTTTTATAAAAAACGGCTTTCAGGTCGTTGATAAAGAGATCTTTCCGGAGAAGGTTTGGACGGATTGCATCCACTGTGCAAAGCAGCATTGCTGCGATGAAATTGCCGTGCTTAAAATGCTGGACTGA
- the lepA gene encoding translation elongation factor 4: MSDIRERQKKIRNFSIIAHIDHGKSTLADRILEFTGALSSREMQEQVLDQMELERERGITIKLQAVRLTYKADDGEEYLLNLIDTPGHVDFTYEVSRSLAACEGALLVVDAAQGIEAQTLANVYLALDNNLEILPVINKIDLPSADPERVKQEIEDVIGLDASEAVLASAKAGIGIKEILEQVVRQVPAPTGDPDEPLKALIFDSHYDPYKGVIVYVRVVNGKIKAGSKIKMMATDKTFDVIEVGAFKPRMSIVDELNVGDVGFIVAGIKNVGDTRVGDTVTDAKKPTAEPLPGYRKINPMVYCGLYPIETSDYNDLREALEKLQLNDASLSFEPETSSALGFGFRCGFLGLLHMDVIQERIEREFNIPLITTAPSVIYKVTLTNGETIEIDNPSNYPEVGRIEYVEEPYVKAAIIVPNDYVGTVMELCQGKRGEFVNMEYLDTTRVTITYQIPLSEIVYDFFDQLKSSTKGYASFDYELSGYRKSNLVKMDILLNGEQVDALSFIVHRDKGYQRGRIICEKLRELIPRQMFEVPIQASIGTKVVARETVKAMRKNVLAKCYGGDISRKRKLLEKQKEGKKRMKQVGNVEVPQEAFMAVLKIDDN, from the coding sequence ATGAGCGACATTAGAGAACGACAGAAGAAAATCAGGAATTTCAGTATCATTGCACATATAGACCACGGCAAATCCACGTTGGCCGACCGGATTCTTGAATTTACCGGAGCGCTTTCGTCCCGTGAAATGCAAGAGCAGGTGCTGGACCAAATGGAGCTGGAACGGGAACGTGGAATCACGATCAAACTTCAGGCTGTGCGTTTGACCTATAAAGCGGATGACGGCGAAGAATATTTGCTGAACCTGATCGATACACCGGGACACGTCGATTTTACTTATGAAGTTTCCCGGAGTTTGGCCGCCTGTGAAGGCGCATTGCTTGTAGTGGACGCGGCCCAGGGGATTGAAGCCCAGACGCTGGCGAACGTATATCTGGCTTTGGACAATAACTTGGAGATCCTGCCGGTCATCAACAAAATCGATCTGCCGAGCGCCGATCCGGAACGGGTCAAGCAGGAGATCGAAGACGTTATCGGCTTGGATGCCAGCGAAGCCGTATTGGCTTCCGCTAAAGCGGGAATCGGCATCAAGGAAATTCTGGAGCAGGTAGTCCGTCAGGTTCCGGCCCCGACCGGCGATCCGGATGAGCCGCTCAAGGCGCTGATCTTCGACTCGCATTACGACCCTTACAAAGGGGTTATTGTTTATGTCCGCGTAGTGAACGGCAAAATCAAAGCAGGCTCCAAAATTAAAATGATGGCGACCGACAAGACGTTTGACGTTATTGAAGTCGGCGCATTTAAACCGCGTATGAGCATCGTCGACGAACTTAATGTCGGAGACGTAGGTTTCATCGTAGCCGGCATCAAAAATGTCGGCGATACCCGGGTCGGCGACACTGTAACGGACGCCAAGAAGCCGACGGCTGAACCTTTGCCGGGCTACCGCAAAATCAATCCGATGGTTTACTGCGGCTTGTACCCGATCGAAACGTCGGATTACAACGACCTGCGCGAAGCGCTGGAGAAGCTGCAGCTGAACGACGCTTCCCTGAGCTTCGAACCGGAGACGTCCAGCGCGCTGGGCTTCGGTTTCCGCTGCGGTTTCCTCGGTTTGCTGCACATGGACGTTATTCAGGAGCGGATTGAACGTGAATTCAACATTCCGCTGATCACTACGGCGCCAAGCGTTATTTACAAGGTTACGCTGACAAACGGCGAAACGATCGAAATCGACAACCCTTCCAACTATCCGGAAGTGGGACGCATCGAATATGTAGAAGAGCCTTACGTCAAAGCGGCGATTATCGTGCCTAACGATTATGTAGGTACGGTGATGGAGCTTTGCCAAGGCAAACGCGGTGAATTCGTAAATATGGAATACCTGGATACCACCCGGGTTACGATTACGTATCAGATTCCGCTTTCGGAGATCGTTTATGACTTCTTCGATCAGCTGAAGTCAAGCACGAAAGGTTATGCGTCGTTCGACTACGAGCTGTCCGGGTACCGCAAATCCAATCTCGTGAAGATGGATATTCTGCTGAATGGGGAGCAGGTCGACGCCTTGTCCTTTATCGTTCACCGGGATAAAGGTTATCAGCGCGGGCGGATCATTTGCGAGAAGCTTCGTGAGCTGATCCCGCGTCAAATGTTCGAGGTGCCGATTCAGGCTTCCATCGGCACCAAGGTCGTTGCCCGTGAAACCGTTAAAGCGATGCGCAAGAACGTACTCGCGAAGTGTTACGGCGGCGATATTTCCCGGAAACGGAAATTGCTCGAGAAGCAGAAGGAAGGCAAGAAACGGATGAAGCAGGTCGGCAACGTGGAAGTACCGCAGGAAGCGTTTATGGCCGTGCTCAAGATTGACGATAATTAA
- a CDS encoding RNA polymerase sigma factor: protein MVEQELIRAAQSGDRDALITLLREIEQHVYRTAYYILNNEQDAHDAAQEALIRIYTKIGSYEEKAQFKTWVQRIVTNICIDKFRRTKPTVSIEEHEMVFEGKESVEREVMSGYLAQDIEAAISQLPDHHRSVVVLRYLQDFSYNEIADTMGLPLNTVKSYLYRARQQLQNLLQDYQKGGVSG, encoded by the coding sequence GTGGTAGAGCAGGAACTTATCAGGGCCGCTCAATCCGGCGATCGCGACGCTCTTATCACCCTATTGCGAGAGATCGAACAGCATGTTTACCGGACTGCCTACTATATTTTGAACAATGAGCAGGATGCGCATGATGCAGCGCAGGAGGCATTAATCCGGATCTATACAAAAATCGGTTCTTATGAAGAGAAAGCTCAGTTCAAAACCTGGGTCCAGCGTATTGTTACCAATATCTGTATTGACAAGTTCAGGAGAACGAAACCGACGGTTTCGATTGAGGAACATGAAATGGTTTTTGAAGGGAAAGAAAGTGTGGAGCGGGAAGTGATGTCAGGGTATTTAGCCCAGGATATCGAAGCTGCGATCAGTCAGCTTCCGGATCATCACCGGTCGGTTGTGGTGCTGCGCTACCTTCAGGATTTCTCCTACAATGAAATTGCAGATACGATGGGATTGCCGCTTAATACGGTCAAATCTTATTTATACAGGGCCAGGCAGCAGCTTCAAAACTTACTTCAGGATTATCAGAAAGGTGGTGTGTCGGGATGA
- the rpsT gene encoding 30S ribosomal protein S20 — translation MPNIKSAIKRVKTSEKRRALNASQKSALRTVVKTADTALVGNDVEAAKAAIVAATKKLDKAATKGLIHKNAAARKKSRLAKKLNALTSQA, via the coding sequence ATGCCAAACATTAAATCCGCGATCAAACGCGTTAAGACTAGCGAGAAACGCCGCGCTCTGAACGCTTCCCAAAAATCCGCACTTCGTACAGTTGTTAAAACTGCCGATACAGCGCTGGTAGGTAACGATGTGGAAGCAGCTAAAGCTGCAATCGTTGCTGCTACAAAGAAATTGGATAAAGCCGCAACTAAAGGTTTGATCCACAAAAATGCAGCTGCCCGCAAGAAATCCCGTCTTGCCAAGAAACTGAACGCTCTTACGTCCCAAGCGTAA